GAGCTGCGCCCTGGCCGATGCCGGGCTAAGCCCAACGCGCTCAAGCATTGCGCCGACTAACGCGGGTGTGGCCACTTCATCGCTAAACAGCGCGTTGAGTAGATCGGCTTGCGAGTACACCTCGGCCCCATGGCCGCTACTCTTCGCTTCACGAATTGCCGACGCGATCGCGATAAGCGCGCGTACGCCAATCGTGAGCGAAACGTCGCTCGGTGCAGGCGGCGCCGGCGGAGGCCCGATGAGATCGGTCACTGACTGGCGGAGAGAGCTCGACTCTAGGCCATTCTGATCGAGGAAGGTCCGCGCGAGGGGATCGGGATTGCTCGCGATGGCGAGGAACAAGTGCTCGGGGCCAACCTGGCGGTGCCCAAGACTCCGGGCCTCCCGGTCGGCCCCTTCCAACAGCGGTGCGTTGATCTGAAAGGACTGGGTCATTTCGCCCCTCGCTGTAGTTCGTCGGGCCACCTAACGGCGTGCGTTTCTGCGGCGAGGCCAGGTGCGGCCGCCGCGTACCTCAAAGGTAGAGCCTTTGGCGGCGGCCGCACCGCCATGGCCACGCCCGCAGCAAACGCTTGTTAGGATGCAGACCGTGCACGGTGGTCGTGGTGCACTGCGGTTATCGATGCGAGACGGGTGCGCTGCGCCTGGGCCAGCACTCGCTCCGCGGGGCCGTGGGGTACGGGCTTGCCCGGAGGACAGAGGGCGGGAGGCCGCAGCGGCTTCTGGGTCGCCCACTGCGCACGGCACGCCGGCCGCTGTCGGCTCTCCTGCTGACGCCCCGTGCGGCCCCGCCTTCGAGACCCGCTTTCCTGCGCGGCGCACCGCGCACCGATCCCACCCTGCGTGCCACCGCGACGGACGCCGCGTCGCGATCGACCACCCAAAAACTTCTGTCGTGATCGTGGGTCGCCATCCTAACGTCGTGCGTTTCTGCGGCGGGGCCTGCCGAGGCCCGCGCGTGCCCTCGTAAAGCTACGGCGCGTGGGCCGAGGCGTCAGGCCCCGACCGCAGCAAACGCTTGTTAGATGGCCCCTTGTGCGTATGTCAAACCTGACATATTTTGCACTTCATGGCCGACCGGAACAAGCCGCTCGTCTGGCTCAAGGGCGAGGTCAAAACACCACCCTTCTCGGCGGCCGCCCGGCTTGAGGCGGGGCTCCTGCTGCGCCAGCTCCAGCGCGGAGATCCCCTCTCGCTGCCGCATTCCCGCCCGATGCCCTCGATTGGCCGTCGGGTGCACGAGCTGCGGGTGCCGGATGCCGATGTGACCTGGCGGATTGTGTACCGCCTCGATTCGGACGCGATTGTGATCGGGGAGGTCTTCGCGAAGAAGTCAGCGCAGACGCCCCAGTTGGTGATCACCACCTGCCAGAAACGGTTCAAGGCGTACGACGCCGCCACCCGGGAGTCCTGAGATGAAGACCACGAAGCGCGAGAAGCTGAAGGCCGCCGGGTGGGAGGTTGGCTCGACGGCGGACTTCCTCGGACTGAGTCCCGAAGAGGCCGCCCTGGTGGAGATGCGCCTCGCACTCAGCCAGACGTTGCGCACGTGGCGGAACAAGAAGCGGCTGACGCAGGGCGACTTGGCCAAGGTCCTCCGCTCGAGCCAATCGCGGGTCGCCAAGATGGAAGCCGCCGATCCCACGGTGTCCCTCGACCTCCTCATGCGGTCGCTGCTGCACCTGGGCGCCACGACGAAGGACATCGCCAAGGCGATCGCATAGCACCAACGCCAAGGGTCCATCTAACGTCGTGCGTTTCTGCGGCGGGGCCTGCCGAGGCCCGCGCGTGCCTCGTAAAGCTACGGCGCGTGGGCCGAGGCGTCAGGCCCCGACCGCAGCAAACGCTTGTTAGGCGTCGTCCTTCTTGGGTGGTTGCCGAACGGGATCTAGTACCCAGGTAGGCTGCAACCAGACCGCCGATCCGCGGTGTCGGGGAGCGTGCATTCCAGAGCAGCCATCCGCCGTTCAGCACCGCCGCGGGGTACCCCGTTACGAGCAGGAAGCAGGGCAGCGTGGTGCGGCTAAAAAACGTCGTGTCC
Above is a genomic segment from Gemmatimonadota bacterium containing:
- a CDS encoding Clp protease N-terminal domain-containing protein, which produces MTQSFQINAPLLEGADREARSLGHRQVGPEHLFLAIASNPDPLARTFLDQNGLESSSLRQSVTDLIGPPPAPPAPSDVSLTIGVRALIAIASAIREAKSSGHGAEVYSQADLLNALFSDEVATPALVGAMLERVGLSPASARAQLAVLSRSAT
- a CDS encoding type II toxin-antitoxin system RelE/ParE family toxin, translating into MADRNKPLVWLKGEVKTPPFSAAARLEAGLLLRQLQRGDPLSLPHSRPMPSIGRRVHELRVPDADVTWRIVYRLDSDAIVIGEVFAKKSAQTPQLVITTCQKRFKAYDAATRES
- a CDS encoding helix-turn-helix domain-containing protein, which encodes MKTTKREKLKAAGWEVGSTADFLGLSPEEAALVEMRLALSQTLRTWRNKKRLTQGDLAKVLRSSQSRVAKMEAADPTVSLDLLMRSLLHLGATTKDIAKAIA